The Mytilus edulis chromosome 12, xbMytEdul2.2, whole genome shotgun sequence genome contains a region encoding:
- the LOC139499323 gene encoding uncharacterized protein F54H12.2-like — MDKLSESLALFDRQPRDTGLLGREWIEYRPINQLVEESPIEFNIPATSTSYLDLERLKLHIKLQLRTSDGSPVTADNLVGLVNVPLSSIFSQVEMSLQHQAVNHVGTNYAYKAYFDMILNSNVNDQNGKMSAWGFHKDRGPDIDEPDPESGPNTGLYMRYKETQSGRICDYEGPLFLDLCQQKRLVLNGVPIQIKLWPHKNAFRLMSPETNPDYKVHIVDAYLKVCTVKPNSGIMLGHNEALKASPALYPYMKSTIKTYSLAAGIYSFSAEDLFLGNVPNSLVISCVSSESFNGSYKKNPFKMFHYNCNYLNFMVDGQNFPSRPLVPNYAAGNFVEAYQTLYSNTTSALHISRGDYTHGYCMYVIDFQDGDDTSILKKGQTRVEMKFATPLPEPITVIMYARFSSLLEISQSRAVTI; from the coding sequence ATGGACAAATTGAGTGAAAGTCTTGCCTTGTTCGATAGACAACCCCGGGACACTGGATTACTGGGACGGGAATGGATCGAATACAGACCCATCAATCAGCTCGTTGAGGAGTCTCCCATTGAATTCAACATACCGGCCACGTCCACCTCGTATCTTGATTTAGAACGCTTGAAACTGCACATCAAACTGCAATTGAGAACTTCCGACGGATCTCCCGTCACTGCAGATAATTTGGTAGGACTTGTAAACGTGCCTCTAAGCAGTATATTTTCTCAAGTGGAAATGAGTCTCCAACACCAAGCCGTCAACCATGTTGGAACTAATTATGCATATAAGGCTTACTTTGACATGATTTTAAATTCAAACGTAAACGATCAGAATGGTAAAATGTCGGCCTGGGGTTTTCATAAGGACAGAGGACCAGACATTGATGAGCCAGATCCGGAATCCGGACCTAATACGGGATTATATATGAGATACAAGGAAACCCAATCAGGCCGAATATGCGATTACGAAGGACCCTTGTTTTTGGACTTGTGTCAACAGAAACGACTCGTCCTTAATGGAGTGCCGATTCAGATCAAACTGTGGCCCCATAAGAATGCTTTTCGTCTCATGTCTCCAGAAACAAATCCTGACTACAAAGTGCATATAGTCGATGCCTATCTCAAGGTGTGTACAGTTAAACCGAACTCTGGCATCATGCTGGGGCACAACGAGGCATTGAAAGCATCCCCCGCACTGTATCCTTACATGAAGTCCACCATTAAAACCTATAGCCTAGCAGCCGGGATTTATTCGTTCAGTGCCGAAGATTTATTTCTTGGAAATGTACCCAATTCCTTAGTCATATCATGTGTTAGCTCAGAGTCGTTCAATGGAAGTTACAAGAAAAACCCGTTTAAAATGTTTCATTACAACTGCAACTATTTGAACTTCATGGTTGATGGACAGAATTTTCCATCAAGACCCCTCGTACCTAACTACGCAGCTGGAAACTTTGTAGAAGCGTATCAAACTTTGTACTCTAATACTACGTCGGCATTACACATAAGTCGTGGCGACTATACGCACGGCTACTGTATGTACGTTATAGATTTTCAAGACGGCGATGACACATCAATCTTGAAAAAGGGACAAACTCGTGTGGAAATGAAGTTTGCAACACCGTTACCTGAACCTATAACAGTAATCATGTATGCTAGATTTTCATCGCTTCTTGAAATAAGTCAGTCAAGGGCCGTTACAATCTGA
- the LOC139499322 gene encoding uncharacterized protein — MNGDTSNHARRWRVSKTGPLEEAILTIKLTENRRLTMKTWNGEIRVDIREWESDHKATTRGVSLSAMRWKVLHDFAEDIDQAIEKMSGKEEVDVKIHLGGNIYLSVDHRFSTVDIRKFWRPKGETDARPTRKGIALTTEQWRIVRESMEKVNEKIPDIETMIPCWMSEDHQNQLGMLRCSECNPDDYMSY; from the coding sequence ATGAACGGAGACACTTCAAACCACGCTAGAAGATGGAGGGTGTCCAAAACAGGCCCATTAGAAGAGGCAATACTTACCATAAAGTTAACAGAAAACAGACGATTGACAATGAAGACCTGGAATGGAGAAATTCGAGTCGACATACGAGAATGGGAATCCGACCACAAGGCCACCACAAGAGGGGTTAGTTTGTCAGCTATGCGTTGGAAAGTACTGCATGACTTTGCAGAGGACATTGACCAGGCCATAGAAAAAATGTCCGGAAAGGAAGAAGTGGACGTCAAAATTCATTTAGGAGGGAACATATACCTTAGCGTAGACCACAGATTCAGCACTGTAGATATAAGAAAGTTTTGGAGACCTAAAGGAGAAACAGATGCACGACCAACCCGAAAAGGTATAGCGTTAACAACTGAGCAATGGCGTATTGTCCGAGAATCAATGGAGAAGGTGAATGAAAAAATCCCAGACATCGAAACCATGATACCGTGTTGGATGAGCGAAGACCATCAGAACCAGCTTGGAATGTTGAGATGTAGTGAATGCAATCCCGACGATTATATGAGCTATTGA